A stretch of the Hippocampus zosterae strain Florida chromosome 16, ASM2543408v3, whole genome shotgun sequence genome encodes the following:
- the LOC127588137 gene encoding voltage-gated potassium channel subunit beta-3 isoform X2 has protein sequence MQVSFACTEHNLKSRSEDRLCGLRTAPPPGGSSGGVGGGGGGGGGGGGGGQERNGNYASQGSVKTREGPGSRQTSQGHAHMKEAIGRHTSMKYRNLGKSGLRVSCLGLGTWVTFGSQISDEMAENLMTLAYENGVNLFDTAEVYASGRAEITLGNIIKKKGWRRSSFVITTKIYWGGQAETERGLSRKHIIEGLRGSLSRLQLDYVDIVFANRNDVNSPMEEIVRAMTFVINQGMAMYWGTSRWSAMEIMEAYSVARQFNLIPPVCEQAEYHYFQRDKVEVQLPELYHKIGVGAMTWSPLACGLITGKYSDGVPECSRAAMKGYQWLRERVNSEEGRRQLAKIKELHLLADRLGCTAAQLAIAWCLRSEGVSSVLLGVSNTDQLLENLGALRILSHMNPQTVTEMDAVLGNKPHSKKESRA, from the exons ATGCAGGTGTCCTTCGCCTGCACCGAGCACAACCTCAAGAGTCGCAGCGAGGACCGACTTTGTGGCCTTCGCACCGCTCCGCCCCCGGGAGGCAGCAGCGGAGGAGTAGGAgggggtggcggcggcggtggaggaggaggag gcggcggacaAGAGCGCAATGGCAACTACGCCTCCCAAGGGTCGGTCAAGACCAGGGAGGGCCCCGGGTCGCGCCAGACCTCTCAGGGCCACGCGCACATGAAGGAGGCCATCGGGCGCCACACTAGTATGAAGTACAG GAACCTCGGGAAGTCCGGCCTACGTGTTTCCTGCCTCGGCTTAG GGACATGGGTGACGTTTGGATCACAAATATCCGATGAG ATGGCAGAGAACCTGATGACCTTAGCGTATGAGAATGGGGTCAACCTGTTTGACACCGCAGAGGTTTACGCTTCCGGAAG GGCAGAGATCACGCTGGGAAACATAATCAAGAAGAAAGGATGGAG ACGTTCAAGTTTTGTCATTACAACAAAGATCTACTGGGGAGGCCA AGCAGAAACAGAGAGAGGGCTCTCCAGAAAGCACATCATTGAAG GTTTAAGAGGATCTTTATCGAGGCTCCAGCTCGATTACGTGGACATTGTTTTTGCCAACAGAAATGACGTCAACAGTCCGATGGAAG AGATCGTGCGGGCCATGACGTTTGTCATAAACCAGGGCATGGCCATGTACTGGGGCACCTCCCGCTGGAGCGCCATGGAAATCATG GAAGCTTACTCGGTAGCCCGCCAGTTCAACTTGATCCCGCCCGTGTGCGAGCAGGCCGAGTACCACTACTTCCAGAGGGATAAAGTCGAGGTGCAGCTACCGGAGCTCTACCACAAGATCG GTGTCGGAGCGATGACCTGGTCACCGCTGGCGTGTGGATTAATCACCGGAAAGTACAGCGACGGCGTACCAGAGTGCTCCAGAGCAGCAATGAAG GGCTACCAGTGGCTGAGGGAGCGAGTGAACAGTGAGGAGGGGAGAAGGCAGCTTGCTAAAATCAAAGAGCTCCACCTACTGGCAGACAGGCTGGGATGCACCGCCGCACAGTTGGCCATCG CATGGTGCCTTCGCAGTGAAGGCGTCAGCTCAGTACTTCTGGGGGTTTCAAACACAGACCAGCTACTGGAGAACCTGGGTGCACTGCGG ATTTTATCCCATATGAACCCCCAAACAGTCACGGAGATGGACGCCGTGCTGGGAAACAAGCCGCACTCAAAGAAGGAATCTCGCGCGTGA
- the LOC127588137 gene encoding voltage-gated potassium channel subunit beta-3 isoform X1 produces the protein MQVSFACTEHNLKSRSEDRLCGLRTAPPPGGSSGGVGGGGGGGGGGGGGGGGGGGSGGGAGGGGGGQERNGNYASQGSVKTREGPGSRQTSQGHAHMKEAIGRHTSMKYRNLGKSGLRVSCLGLGTWVTFGSQISDEMAENLMTLAYENGVNLFDTAEVYASGRAEITLGNIIKKKGWRRSSFVITTKIYWGGQAETERGLSRKHIIEGLRGSLSRLQLDYVDIVFANRNDVNSPMEEIVRAMTFVINQGMAMYWGTSRWSAMEIMEAYSVARQFNLIPPVCEQAEYHYFQRDKVEVQLPELYHKIGVGAMTWSPLACGLITGKYSDGVPECSRAAMKGYQWLRERVNSEEGRRQLAKIKELHLLADRLGCTAAQLAIAWCLRSEGVSSVLLGVSNTDQLLENLGALRILSHMNPQTVTEMDAVLGNKPHSKKESRA, from the exons ATGCAGGTGTCCTTCGCCTGCACCGAGCACAACCTCAAGAGTCGCAGCGAGGACCGACTTTGTGGCCTTCGCACCGCTCCGCCCCCGGGAGGCAGCAGCGGAGGAGTAGGAgggggtggcggcggcggtggaggaggaggaggtggcggcggcggcggaggtggTAGTGGCGGAGGAGcgggcggcggaggcggcggacaAGAGCGCAATGGCAACTACGCCTCCCAAGGGTCGGTCAAGACCAGGGAGGGCCCCGGGTCGCGCCAGACCTCTCAGGGCCACGCGCACATGAAGGAGGCCATCGGGCGCCACACTAGTATGAAGTACAG GAACCTCGGGAAGTCCGGCCTACGTGTTTCCTGCCTCGGCTTAG GGACATGGGTGACGTTTGGATCACAAATATCCGATGAG ATGGCAGAGAACCTGATGACCTTAGCGTATGAGAATGGGGTCAACCTGTTTGACACCGCAGAGGTTTACGCTTCCGGAAG GGCAGAGATCACGCTGGGAAACATAATCAAGAAGAAAGGATGGAG ACGTTCAAGTTTTGTCATTACAACAAAGATCTACTGGGGAGGCCA AGCAGAAACAGAGAGAGGGCTCTCCAGAAAGCACATCATTGAAG GTTTAAGAGGATCTTTATCGAGGCTCCAGCTCGATTACGTGGACATTGTTTTTGCCAACAGAAATGACGTCAACAGTCCGATGGAAG AGATCGTGCGGGCCATGACGTTTGTCATAAACCAGGGCATGGCCATGTACTGGGGCACCTCCCGCTGGAGCGCCATGGAAATCATG GAAGCTTACTCGGTAGCCCGCCAGTTCAACTTGATCCCGCCCGTGTGCGAGCAGGCCGAGTACCACTACTTCCAGAGGGATAAAGTCGAGGTGCAGCTACCGGAGCTCTACCACAAGATCG GTGTCGGAGCGATGACCTGGTCACCGCTGGCGTGTGGATTAATCACCGGAAAGTACAGCGACGGCGTACCAGAGTGCTCCAGAGCAGCAATGAAG GGCTACCAGTGGCTGAGGGAGCGAGTGAACAGTGAGGAGGGGAGAAGGCAGCTTGCTAAAATCAAAGAGCTCCACCTACTGGCAGACAGGCTGGGATGCACCGCCGCACAGTTGGCCATCG CATGGTGCCTTCGCAGTGAAGGCGTCAGCTCAGTACTTCTGGGGGTTTCAAACACAGACCAGCTACTGGAGAACCTGGGTGCACTGCGG ATTTTATCCCATATGAACCCCCAAACAGTCACGGAGATGGACGCCGTGCTGGGAAACAAGCCGCACTCAAAGAAGGAATCTCGCGCGTGA
- the LOC127588139 gene encoding sialidase-3-like: MGNTPSKSDGGEAPPKTTLFEREPSGITYRIPALIYLRHSGTFLAFAEKRTSSRDCDAKLLVMRRGVQSDDGSVQWLSSEELSTACLPDHRTMNPCPVFEKNTSTLFLFFVCILGNTSEQRQIITGKNKTRLCYVSSGDDGHTWSEVTDVTQSVIGQTIRKWATFAVGPGHGVQLENGRLIIPAYAYYIPYRCFSFPVPHTVYPRALTVYSADLGETWHMGKMLLKKSCECEMAEIIDHEGRSHLYCNARNFGGHRSEALSENSGVCFDKPRTARELVEQPKGCQGSVIGFPVPEFIPGEDGENKTCDTSPLSPDTQTWLLFMHPTNKHSRRDMGVYLNRSPLHSRGWDRPRILHSGPSGYSDLAYNRDNDQFSCLMECGKESELEQIAFMSFTLKEVMQANRKTC, encoded by the exons ATGGGGAACACGCCATCGAAGAGCGACGGCGGAGAGGCGCCACCAAAAACAACTTTATTCGAGAGGGAGCCAAGCGGCATCACGTACAGAATTCCTGCTCTCATCTACCTGAGGCACAGTGGCACCTTTCTCGCCTTTGCAGAGAAGAGGACCTCTTCACGTGACTGTGATGCCAAACTTCTGGTTATGCGAAGAGGGGTGCAGAGTGATGACGGATCTGTTCAG TGGCTGTCAAGCGAGGAGTTGTCAACGGCATGCCTGCCGGACCACCGCACCATGAACCCCTGCCCCGTGTTTGAGAAAAACACCAGCaccttgtttttattcttcgtcTGCATCCTGGGCAACACCTCGGAGCAGAGGCAGATCATCACAGGTAAGAACAAGACGCGTCTTTGCTACGTCAGCAGCGGTGACGACGGCCACACCTGGAGCGAGGTCACGGATGTAACGCAGAGCGTGATCGGACAAACTATCCGCAAGTGGGCCACGTTCGCCGTGGGTCCGGGTCACGGGGTCCAACTGGAGAACGGGAGGTTGATTATCCCAGCCTACGCCTACTACATCCCATACAGGTGCTTCTCCTTCCCCGTTCCTCACACGGTTTACCCGCGCGCTTTGACGGTCTACAGCGCGGACTTGGGCGAGACGTGGCACATGGGCAAGATGCTCCTCAAGAAATCGTGCGAGTGCGAGATGGCCGAGATCATAGATCACGAGGGCCGGAGTCACCTGTACTGCAACGCTCGCAACTTCGGCGGCCACAGAAGCGAGGCGCTGAGCGAAAACAGCGGCGTCTGCTTTGACAAACCCCGCACGGCCCGAGAGCTGGTGGAACAACCCAAAGGCTGCCAGGGAAGCGTCATCGGTTTCCCCGTGCCCGAGTTCATCCCCGGTGAGGACGGCGAGAACAAAACGTGCGACACGTCCCCGCTGTCCCCCGACACGCAAACCTGGCTCCTCTTCATGCACCCGACCAACAAGCACAGCCGGCGGGACATGGGCGTGTACTTGAACCGGTCCCCGCTGCACTCGCGAGGGTGGGACCGGCCCAGGATCCTCCACAGCGGGCCCAGCGGCTACTCAGACCTGGCCTACAACCGGGACAACGATCAGTTCTCGTGCCTGATGGAGTGCGGCAAAGAAAGCGAACTGGAGCAGATTGCGTTCATGTCGTTCACGCTCAAAGAGGTCATGCAGGCAAACAGGAAAACTTGCTAA
- the chrdl2 gene encoding chordin-like protein 2, with translation MKSLLVSLMLVWCADSQLRGRKGSGVLCTFKDKTFKPGDSWHPFLEPFGLVLCIRCSCTEKGHVKCSKMKCPPLPCGKPVADPQQCCPRCTDEPKIPAGLRAPAKLCRYNGTIYQPGETFTKHNLPAKPSNQCAMCSCSNGNIFCAVKTCQPISCSSPVKLADTCCLVCKDSSASGSSSAEDGNQQLNRGVRHSVDQCLGELARAQSPRVRTSPSHLSLNKLNLRGAAETTVTIVLQRKHQKACLYNGKTYSHGDMWHPVLGKILECIVCSCRDGLQECKRITCPSHYACQHPVKSPGKCCKTCSEHKAARNQTQCYMGHKNKLSVYKVESALKVDSPSTVRIMAIERANTARVEVQVWKIVDDILQLMEIGDVQRKDIQHHPENYTLLTTVDEETWGKFKEGGGKLDQAATVCEDGIREMVTFLNPKKVEGLCSP, from the exons ATGAAGTCCTTGTTGGTGTCTTTGATGCTCGTTTGGTGCGCGGACAGCCAGCTGAGAGGCCGCAAAG GCTCGGGGGTGCTGTGCACCTTTAAAGACAAGACATTCAAACCAGGAGATAGTTGGCATCCTTTTTTGGAGCCCTTCGGACTCGTCTTGTGCATACGCTGCTCGTGCACTGAG aaaGGCCATGTAAAATGCAGTAAAATGAAGTGTCCTCCTCTGCCGTGCGGCAAGCCAGTGGCAGACCCGCAGCAGTGTTGTCCACGATGTACAG ACGAGCCCAAGATCCCAGCAGGCCTGAGAGCTCCTGCGAAGTTGTGCAGATATAATGGAACCATCTATCAACCTGGCGAGACCTTCACCAAGCATAACCTGCCAGCCAAGCCAAGCAACCAGTGTGCCATGTGCTCGTGCTCT aATGGAAACATCTTCTGTGCAGTTAAAACTTGCCAACCAATCAGTTGCTCCTCTCCGGTCAAGCTTGCCGAcacctgctgtttggtgtgtaaAG ACTCCAGCGCCAGTGGCTCGTCATCAGCTGAGGATGGAAACCAGCAGCTGAACAGAGGCGTT AGACATTCAGTGGACCAGTGTTTGGGAGAGCTGGCGCGTGCACAGTCCCCTCGGGTCAGGACTTCTCCCAGTCACCTGAGCCTCAATAAACTAAACCTCAGAGGGGCTGCAGAAACCACTGTGACGATTGTGTTGCAGAGGAAGCATCAAAAAG CATGTTTATATAATGGCAAGACATACTCGCATGGAGACATGTGGCACCCGGTATTGGGGAAGATCCTGGAATGCATCGTGTGCTCATGTCGCGATGGCCTGCAGGAGTGTAAACGTATCACGTGCCCCAGCCACTATGCGTGCCAACATCCGGTCAAGTCTCCAGGAAAGTGCTGCAAGACGTGCTCAG AACATAAAGCCGCACGTAACCAGACTCAGTGTTACATgggccacaaaaacaaactttcgGTATACAAAGTGGAATCAGCTTTGAAGGTCGACTCCCCCAGCACAGTTCGGATCATGGCAATTGAAAGAGCAAATACTGCTCGAGTGGAGGTCCAAGTGTGGAAGATAGTAGATG ATATTTTACAACTGATGGAAATTGGAGATGTTCAAAGGAAAGATATTCAGCATCATCCGGAAAATTACACATTACTGACAACAGTTGATGAAG AGACGTGGGGGAAATTCAAAGAGGGAGGAGGCAAACTGGATCAAGCCGCGACCGTTTGTGAAGATGGCATTCGGGAGATGGTGACGTTTCTCAATCCCAAGAAGGTCGAAGGCCTGTGCTCGCCTTAA
- the spag7 gene encoding sperm-associated antigen 7 homolog, giving the protein MRSRCCRFQVKMADLLGSILSSMEKPPTVGDQESRRKAREQAARFKKMEEEEKRKKAAFRKKMEKEVSDFIQDSTQQKRKYNPMGKIERSILHDVAEVAGLTSFSFGEDEESRYVMLFKKEFAPSDEELEALRKGEEWDPQLAEQRRRLKELAALEEEASRQSDKSEVCPNSNYRDKYSHLIGTSAAKDAAHTLEANQAYGCVPVANKRDTRSIEEAMNAIRAKKRQKLEDDTSARSSTF; this is encoded by the exons ATGCGTAGTCGTTGTTGTCGCTTTCAAGTCAAGATGGCGGATCTGCTCGGTTCAATATTAAGCTCGATGGAAAAACCTCCAACAGTCGGCGACCAGGAAAGTCGGCGAAAGGCTCGAG AGCAAGCAGCGCGGTTCAAGAAGatggaagaagaagagaaaagaaagaaagcagcgTTCAGGAAAAAG ATGGAGAAAGAAGTATCAGATTTCATCCAAGACAGTACACAACAGAAGCGAAAGTATAACCCAATGGGGAAGATTGAGCGAAGTATATT GCATGATGTCGCTGAAGTGGCTGGTCTGACGTCTTTTTCATTCGGGGAGGATGAAGAGAGCCGTTACGTCATGTTGTTCAAGAAG GAATTTGCTCCGTCCGACGAGGAGCTGGAGGCTCTTCGCAAAGGAGAGGAGTGGGATCCTCAATTAGCTGAGCAGCGGCGCAGGCTAAAA GAGCTGGCGGCTCTGGAAGAAGAAGCATCCCGGCAGAGCGACAAGTCGGAGGTGTGTCCGAATTCCAACTACAGAGACAAGTACAGTCACCTGATTGGCACCTCCGCAGCCAAAGATGCAGCACACACACTGGAAGCCAACCAAGCATATGGATGTG TGCCGGTAGCCAACAAGAGGGATACTCGCTCCATAGAAGAAGCCATGAACGCAATCCGAGCCAAGAAGCGGCAGAAGTTAGAAGACGACACAAGTGCACGCAGCAGCACTTTCTGA